The following are from one region of the Apostichopus japonicus isolate 1M-3 chromosome 17, ASM3797524v1, whole genome shotgun sequence genome:
- the LOC139984505 gene encoding carbohydrate sulfotransferase 1-like isoform X1 — MANLRREQKRNPTQLFNEAAPSRQCPVTSFRCGFLWCISFTLVISFGRFYFSGNVSDDFLPQKKLNYKEPRFTQGKYYNPASYQLYARETTAWNASEVLPTPVYENNNSDTLTTGRGSAPVFKKAIVIVTGKRSGSTFVGDIFNNSPGVFYLYEPLRELMMLFIKRKNPPGINFNEMAFSIINNTLQCQWNNSSMGLILNQSCVKSRILVACDLCRRNLSVQDRLTKLSEACREQDSVAIKLIRLQDIAYLEPLSYYLDLRIIHLVRDPRPTEISRMKTLPNQDLIRRKGKSAKDEVDLCQHMQRNLQYWIKPPEWMVGKYLLVRYEDVAMNPVQKAAEIYNFVGLSLNDNVTKWLIKNTQCNSTIQICNETFGTFRNTSAVINRWRDVMSWRLVKRVQSVCKAPMNLLGYRIVKSENDLRNLSIDTVGPLTKPANQTATYLAIRRRR, encoded by the exons ATGGCAAATCTAAGACGGGAACAGAAGAGGAATCCAACACAGTTATTCAACG AAGCCGCTCCTTCGAGGCAATGTCCAGTCACAAGTTTCCGCTGCGGGTTTTTGTGGTGTATTTCATTCACATTAGTTATCAGTTTTGGTCGCTTTTACTTCTCCGGCAATGTTAGTGATGACTTTCTACCTCAAAAGAAACTCAACTATAAAGAACCACGATTCACACAAG GTAAATACTATAATCCTGCTAGTTACCAACTTTATGCAAGGGAAACGACTGCATGGAACGCCAGTGAAGTACTTCCAACCCCAGTCTATGAGAACAACAATTCTGATACGTTAACAACAGGAAGGGGCTCAGCGCCCGTATTCAAAAAAGCGATTGTGATCGTAACTGGTAAGAGATCAGGCTCGACATTTGTAGGTGATATCTTCAATAACTCTCCCGGGgtattttatttatatgaacCGCTCAGGGAATTAATGATGTTATTTATTAAACGGAAAAATCCTCCGGGTATTAACTTTAACGAAATGGCGTTTTCCATCATCAATAATACGTTACAATGTCAGTGGAATAATTCTAGCATGGGTTTGATATTGAATCAGTCATGTGTCAAAAGCAGAATATTGGTTGCATGCGATCTGTGTAGGAGAAACCTCTCTGTGCAAGACCGTTTGACAAAGCTTTCAGAAGCATGCCGTGAACAGGACTCAGTGGCGATTAAATTAATAAGATTGCAAGACATAGCATATCTGGAACCATTGAGTTATTATTTAGACTTAAGAATTATTCACTTGGTGCGCGACCCAAGACCGACCGAAATATCGCGTATGAAAACACTGCCCAATCAAGACTTGATTAGGAGGAAAGGTAAAAGTGCCAAGGACGAGGTGGATCTATGTCAGCATATGCAACGTAATTTACAATACTGGATAAAACCTCCCGAATGGATGGTCGGAAAGTACTTACTTGTTCGATACGAAGACGTAGCAATGAATCCAGTCCAAAAAGCAGCGGAAATATACAACTTTGTGGGTCTTTCTTTAAATGATAACGTCACGAAATGGTTGATAAAGAATACACAATGCAATTCGACCATACAGATCTGTAACGAAACATTCGGAACCTTTCGTAACACCTCTGCCGTCATAAATAGATGGCGAGATGTCATGTCATGGAGATTAGTCAAAAGAGTTCAAAGTGTGTGCAAAGCCCCCATGAACTTGCTAGGATATAGGATCGTCAAAAGTGAAAACGATTTGAGAAACTTGAGCATTGACACTGTTGGTCCTCTGACCAAACCAGCAAACCAAACGGCAACATACTTGGCTATACGACGAAGAAGATGA
- the LOC139984506 gene encoding G2/M phase-specific E3 ubiquitin-protein ligase-like, with protein sequence MESKEDTIKALVKQHVFYRCKAEVEEIQEGMDSVGGLWKMIAEDPMPFKQLLTSTAKELTFTSLKKLLKVSWSDDIVKEDQEGDTVFCWEQFLQKCQAGECSMSDEEEDESVVVGMHRILRFCTGADSIPPTGFDKQIAISSFYSGRRHQAISHIIDMWLRIASSKGY encoded by the exons ATGGAATCCAAAGAAGACACTATCAAGGCTCTGGTCAAACAGCATGTATTTTACAG ATGTAAGGCTGAAGTGGAAGAAATCCAAGAAGGAATGGACAGTGTTGGTGGATTATGGAAAATGATCGCTGAAGATCCCATGCCATTCAAACAATTACTAACATCTACAGCCAAAGAGCTCACTTTTACTTCTTTAAAGAAGTTATTGAAAGTCAGTTGGTCAGATGACATTGTGAAGGAAGACCAAGAGGGTGACACTGTGTTCTGTTGGGAGCAATTCCTTCAGAAATGCCAAG CTGGTGAGTGCAGCATGTCGGATGAAGAAGAGGATGAAAGTGTTGTTGTTGGGATGCATCGTATCCTAAGATTTTGTACCGGTGCAGACTCCATACCACCTACTGGGTTTGATAAACAAATTGCCATCAGTTCTTTTTACTCCGGTCGAAGGCATCAAGCCATATCCCACATCATCGACATGTGGCTTAGAATTGCATCTTCCAAGGGGTATTAA
- the LOC139984505 gene encoding carbohydrate sulfotransferase 1-like isoform X2 — protein MVIEAAPSRQCPVTSFRCGFLWCISFTLVISFGRFYFSGNVSDDFLPQKKLNYKEPRFTQGKYYNPASYQLYARETTAWNASEVLPTPVYENNNSDTLTTGRGSAPVFKKAIVIVTGKRSGSTFVGDIFNNSPGVFYLYEPLRELMMLFIKRKNPPGINFNEMAFSIINNTLQCQWNNSSMGLILNQSCVKSRILVACDLCRRNLSVQDRLTKLSEACREQDSVAIKLIRLQDIAYLEPLSYYLDLRIIHLVRDPRPTEISRMKTLPNQDLIRRKGKSAKDEVDLCQHMQRNLQYWIKPPEWMVGKYLLVRYEDVAMNPVQKAAEIYNFVGLSLNDNVTKWLIKNTQCNSTIQICNETFGTFRNTSAVINRWRDVMSWRLVKRVQSVCKAPMNLLGYRIVKSENDLRNLSIDTVGPLTKPANQTATYLAIRRRR, from the exons ATGGTTATAG AAGCCGCTCCTTCGAGGCAATGTCCAGTCACAAGTTTCCGCTGCGGGTTTTTGTGGTGTATTTCATTCACATTAGTTATCAGTTTTGGTCGCTTTTACTTCTCCGGCAATGTTAGTGATGACTTTCTACCTCAAAAGAAACTCAACTATAAAGAACCACGATTCACACAAG GTAAATACTATAATCCTGCTAGTTACCAACTTTATGCAAGGGAAACGACTGCATGGAACGCCAGTGAAGTACTTCCAACCCCAGTCTATGAGAACAACAATTCTGATACGTTAACAACAGGAAGGGGCTCAGCGCCCGTATTCAAAAAAGCGATTGTGATCGTAACTGGTAAGAGATCAGGCTCGACATTTGTAGGTGATATCTTCAATAACTCTCCCGGGgtattttatttatatgaacCGCTCAGGGAATTAATGATGTTATTTATTAAACGGAAAAATCCTCCGGGTATTAACTTTAACGAAATGGCGTTTTCCATCATCAATAATACGTTACAATGTCAGTGGAATAATTCTAGCATGGGTTTGATATTGAATCAGTCATGTGTCAAAAGCAGAATATTGGTTGCATGCGATCTGTGTAGGAGAAACCTCTCTGTGCAAGACCGTTTGACAAAGCTTTCAGAAGCATGCCGTGAACAGGACTCAGTGGCGATTAAATTAATAAGATTGCAAGACATAGCATATCTGGAACCATTGAGTTATTATTTAGACTTAAGAATTATTCACTTGGTGCGCGACCCAAGACCGACCGAAATATCGCGTATGAAAACACTGCCCAATCAAGACTTGATTAGGAGGAAAGGTAAAAGTGCCAAGGACGAGGTGGATCTATGTCAGCATATGCAACGTAATTTACAATACTGGATAAAACCTCCCGAATGGATGGTCGGAAAGTACTTACTTGTTCGATACGAAGACGTAGCAATGAATCCAGTCCAAAAAGCAGCGGAAATATACAACTTTGTGGGTCTTTCTTTAAATGATAACGTCACGAAATGGTTGATAAAGAATACACAATGCAATTCGACCATACAGATCTGTAACGAAACATTCGGAACCTTTCGTAACACCTCTGCCGTCATAAATAGATGGCGAGATGTCATGTCATGGAGATTAGTCAAAAGAGTTCAAAGTGTGTGCAAAGCCCCCATGAACTTGCTAGGATATAGGATCGTCAAAAGTGAAAACGATTTGAGAAACTTGAGCATTGACACTGTTGGTCCTCTGACCAAACCAGCAAACCAAACGGCAACATACTTGGCTATACGACGAAGAAGATGA